Proteins co-encoded in one Nonomuraea helvata genomic window:
- a CDS encoding NADP-dependent oxidoreductase, which translates to MRAAAFAEPGGPEVLKVMELPAPQAGPGEVRVRVRAAGVQPFDASVRQGWLPAFISSMPYPRIPGNEFAGVVDQVGEGVTGVSAGDEVLGFSALRSYAEYVVVPVANVAPKPAEVPWEVAGGLTSGVQTAELAIDGLGLAAGETLLVHGAAGSVGTAAVQIARRRGATVIGTAREVNHEYLRDLGAVPVAYGEGLAERVRALAPGGVDAALDGAGGHALEVSLELVEDRDRIVTLVEHGKAAELGVRLVQGERSAERLGRYAALIAEGAFRFAVRRTYRLEEAAEAHREIEAGHGRGKVVLTI; encoded by the coding sequence ATGAGAGCGGCCGCCTTCGCCGAGCCGGGCGGTCCTGAGGTGCTGAAGGTGATGGAGCTGCCCGCCCCGCAGGCGGGTCCGGGAGAGGTGCGCGTGCGGGTGCGGGCGGCCGGGGTGCAGCCGTTCGACGCGTCCGTGCGGCAGGGGTGGCTGCCGGCGTTCATCTCCTCGATGCCCTACCCGCGCATTCCCGGCAATGAGTTCGCGGGCGTGGTGGACCAGGTGGGCGAGGGGGTCACCGGGGTGTCGGCGGGGGACGAGGTGCTCGGCTTCTCGGCCCTGCGCTCCTACGCCGAGTACGTCGTGGTCCCGGTGGCGAACGTGGCGCCCAAGCCCGCCGAGGTGCCCTGGGAGGTGGCCGGCGGGCTTACCTCGGGCGTGCAGACCGCCGAGCTGGCGATCGACGGGCTCGGCCTGGCGGCGGGCGAGACGCTGCTCGTGCACGGCGCGGCCGGGTCCGTGGGCACGGCCGCGGTGCAGATCGCCCGGCGGCGCGGGGCCACCGTGATCGGCACGGCCCGCGAGGTCAACCACGAGTACCTGCGTGACCTCGGCGCCGTGCCGGTGGCCTACGGCGAAGGGCTGGCGGAGCGGGTGCGCGCGCTCGCGCCCGGCGGCGTGGACGCGGCACTGGACGGGGCCGGGGGCCACGCGCTGGAGGTCTCGCTCGAGCTGGTCGAGGACCGGGACCGGATCGTCACGCTGGTCGAGCACGGCAAGGCGGCCGAGCTGGGCGTCCGGCTCGTCCAGGGTGAGCGCTCCGCCGAGCGGCTCGGGCGCTACGCCGCCCTGATCGCGGAGGGGGCATTCAGGTTCGCGGTGCGGCGGACGTACCGGCTGGAGGAGGCGGCGGAGGCGCACAGGGAGATCGAGGCCGGGCACGGCCGGGGGAAGGTCGTCCTTACGATCTGA
- a CDS encoding cytochrome P450, translating into MLPPGPRLPSAVQTAWFMRDAPGMLESFQRKYGPIFTVRYTGFAPEVYVTTGELAEQVYRTDQGGGRAGEARRDFLEHMVGAHSVLTLDGDPWWQHRKLLNPPLRAKQVAGYRDDIAAIAAEKIATWPLDRPFALRERMQDITLEIIIRLIFGIQDSGRIGRLRALLPDLIETGGSMPVVMLPDKLRRLPYGPHARFARLRTEVDAILFDEIRRRRAAPGGTDVLGRLLDTDLADQEIRDELITMLVAGHETTATGLAWAFERLLRMPEVLERLPDDEAYLDAVVKEVLRIRPVVYEAPRLLDAPLELGGYEIPAGWYAGPYIPLVHRDPAAFAEPDEFRPERFLDDPQNRAQNRAQNRAWMPFGGGRRFCVGAQLALLEMRIIIREVLHRLELTAPDQAPEARRLKNVTLAPAKLTRVTARARTPARTR; encoded by the coding sequence ATGCTCCCTCCAGGACCGAGACTGCCCTCAGCGGTGCAGACCGCGTGGTTCATGCGCGACGCTCCCGGCATGCTGGAGAGCTTTCAGCGCAAGTACGGCCCGATCTTCACCGTGCGCTACACCGGCTTCGCGCCGGAGGTCTACGTGACCACGGGAGAGCTCGCCGAGCAGGTCTACCGGACCGACCAGGGCGGCGGGCGCGCGGGTGAGGCGCGGCGCGACTTCCTGGAGCACATGGTGGGCGCGCACTCCGTGCTCACCCTGGACGGCGATCCGTGGTGGCAGCACCGCAAGCTGCTCAACCCGCCGCTCCGCGCCAAGCAGGTCGCGGGCTACCGGGACGACATCGCGGCCATCGCCGCAGAGAAGATCGCGACGTGGCCGCTGGACAGGCCGTTCGCGCTGCGGGAACGCATGCAGGACATCACGCTGGAGATCATCATCCGGCTGATCTTCGGCATTCAGGACAGCGGCCGCATCGGCCGGCTACGCGCGCTGCTTCCCGACCTGATCGAGACCGGCGGCTCCATGCCGGTCGTCATGCTCCCGGACAAGCTCCGCAGACTGCCGTACGGCCCCCACGCCCGGTTCGCGCGGCTGCGCACCGAGGTGGACGCGATCCTGTTCGACGAGATCCGCCGCCGCCGGGCCGCGCCAGGAGGCACCGACGTGCTCGGCCGCCTGCTGGACACCGACCTGGCCGACCAGGAGATCCGCGACGAGCTGATCACCATGCTCGTCGCCGGGCACGAGACCACCGCCACCGGACTGGCCTGGGCGTTCGAGCGCCTCCTCCGCATGCCCGAGGTCCTCGAACGGCTGCCGGACGACGAGGCCTACCTCGACGCGGTGGTCAAGGAGGTCTTGCGGATCAGGCCCGTCGTCTATGAGGCGCCGAGACTGCTCGACGCCCCGCTCGAACTGGGTGGGTACGAGATCCCCGCGGGATGGTACGCCGGACCGTACATCCCGCTCGTGCACCGCGACCCGGCCGCCTTCGCCGAGCCCGATGAGTTCCGCCCAGAGCGCTTCCTGGACGACCCCCAGAACCGGGCCCAGAATCGGGCCCAGAATCGGGCATGGATGCCGTTCGGCGGCGGCCGGCGCTTCTGCGTCGGCGCGCAGCTGGCCCTGCTGGAGATGCGCATCATCATCCGCGAGGTGCTGCACCGCCTGGAGCTCACGGCGCCCGATCAGGCGCCGGAGGCCAGGCGGCTGAAGAACGTCACTCTCGCACCCGCGAAGCTGACCCGCGTCACTGCGCGCGCTCGGACTCCTGCTCGGACGAGGTAG
- a CDS encoding flotillin family protein, with the protein MDIISTGFGVFLAVILVIVIGLLAVIGRLFRKVEQGKALIVSKVNKVDVTFTGAVVLPVVHKAEIMDISVKTIEIERTGREGLICRDNIRADIKITFFVRVNKTAEDVIKVAQAIGTARASDEATLQELFNAKFSEALKTAGKQLDFVDLYTKRDEFRDEIVRLIGTDLNGYSLEDAAIDYLEQTSLMQLDKSNILDAQGIRKITELTAIEHVRTNEFQRNEEKEITRQNVDAREAILELQRRQADAELKQRREIETVKAREEAEIARVQAEERLRAQSANLKADEQLGVQNENRAREVAVAEKNRERVIAIESERIEKDRLLEVIARERETELSRIAKDKEVETEKRSIAEVIRERIAVDKTVAEQEESIKRLRVVEEAERTRQTVIIAAEAEAQENLVKDIKAAEAAEAASKFKAREELVLAEARQQAAELEARAKIRLAEGVQAESAAAGLAQVQVKERDAEAIEKVGRAEALVLKEKLAAEAEGAKAMALVEGDRIKAQAEGEQAMALAGAAAVGEKLKAEAEGLTAKAAAMAALDEASREHEEYRLRLEADKEIKLKHIDVSRQVAESQATVLAAGLAKANIDIVGGDTMFFDKMVGSITAGKVVDGFVDHSEVAGALVSPYVNGSASLAADLANVIGGVRTEDIKNLTVSALLLRLIQDGGPQATALGELLETARRLGVADSPVAALAGVKG; encoded by the coding sequence ATGGACATCATCTCCACCGGCTTCGGCGTATTTCTCGCCGTCATCCTGGTCATCGTGATTGGCCTGCTCGCCGTCATAGGCCGCCTTTTCCGCAAGGTGGAGCAAGGTAAGGCGCTGATCGTCTCCAAAGTCAACAAGGTGGATGTGACGTTCACCGGCGCCGTGGTCCTGCCCGTCGTCCACAAGGCCGAGATCATGGATATCTCGGTCAAGACCATCGAGATCGAGCGGACCGGCCGCGAGGGCCTGATCTGCCGGGACAACATCAGGGCCGACATCAAGATCACGTTCTTCGTCCGCGTGAACAAGACCGCCGAGGACGTCATCAAGGTCGCCCAGGCCATCGGCACCGCCAGGGCCAGCGACGAGGCGACGCTGCAGGAGCTGTTCAACGCGAAGTTCTCCGAGGCGCTCAAGACCGCCGGCAAGCAGCTCGACTTCGTGGACCTCTACACCAAGCGCGACGAGTTCAGAGATGAGATCGTCCGGCTCATCGGCACCGACCTGAACGGCTACAGCCTCGAGGACGCCGCCATCGACTACCTCGAGCAGACCTCGCTGATGCAGCTCGACAAGAGCAACATCCTCGACGCCCAGGGCATCCGCAAGATCACCGAGCTGACGGCGATCGAGCACGTGCGGACGAACGAGTTCCAGCGCAACGAGGAGAAGGAGATCACCCGCCAGAACGTCGACGCCCGCGAGGCCATCCTGGAACTGCAGCGCCGCCAGGCCGACGCCGAGCTCAAGCAGCGGCGGGAGATCGAGACCGTCAAGGCCCGCGAGGAGGCGGAGATCGCCCGCGTGCAGGCCGAGGAGCGGCTGCGCGCCCAGAGCGCGAACCTCAAGGCGGACGAGCAGCTCGGCGTGCAGAACGAGAACCGCGCCCGCGAGGTGGCGGTCGCCGAGAAGAACCGCGAGCGCGTGATCGCGATCGAGTCCGAGCGGATCGAGAAGGACCGCCTGCTGGAGGTCATCGCCCGCGAGCGGGAGACCGAGCTGTCGCGCATCGCCAAGGACAAGGAGGTCGAGACCGAGAAGCGCTCGATCGCCGAGGTCATCCGCGAGCGCATCGCGGTCGACAAGACCGTGGCCGAGCAGGAGGAGAGCATCAAGCGGCTGCGCGTGGTCGAGGAGGCCGAGCGCACCCGTCAGACAGTGATCATCGCCGCCGAGGCCGAGGCCCAGGAGAACCTGGTCAAGGACATCAAGGCGGCCGAGGCCGCGGAGGCCGCGTCCAAGTTCAAGGCGCGCGAGGAGCTGGTGCTCGCCGAGGCCAGGCAGCAGGCCGCCGAGCTGGAGGCCCGCGCCAAGATCCGGCTGGCCGAGGGCGTCCAGGCCGAGTCGGCCGCGGCGGGGCTGGCGCAGGTGCAGGTCAAGGAGCGCGACGCCGAGGCCATCGAGAAGGTGGGCCGCGCGGAGGCTCTCGTGCTGAAGGAGAAGCTGGCCGCCGAGGCCGAGGGCGCCAAGGCCATGGCCCTGGTCGAGGGCGACCGGATCAAGGCGCAGGCCGAGGGCGAGCAGGCGATGGCGCTGGCCGGCGCGGCCGCGGTGGGCGAGAAGCTCAAGGCCGAGGCCGAAGGCCTCACGGCCAAGGCGGCCGCGATGGCGGCGCTGGACGAGGCCAGCAGGGAGCACGAGGAGTACCGCCTGCGCCTGGAGGCCGACAAGGAGATCAAGCTCAAGCACATCGACGTGTCTCGGCAGGTGGCGGAGTCGCAGGCGACCGTGCTGGCCGCGGGGCTGGCCAAGGCGAACATCGACATCGTCGGCGGCGACACGATGTTCTTCGACAAGATGGTCGGGTCCATCACCGCGGGCAAGGTGGTCGACGGCTTCGTGGACCACTCCGAGGTCGCCGGGGCGCTGGTCTCGCCGTACGTCAACGGCTCGGCGAGCCTGGCGGCCGACCTGGCGAACGTGATCGGCGGCGTGCGTACCGAGGACATCAAGAACCTGACCGTCTCCGCCCTGCTCCTGCGGCTCATCCAGGACGGCGGCCCGCAGGCCACGGCGCTCGGCGAGCTGCTGGAGACGGCCCGCAGGCTGGGCGTGGCCGACTCCCCGGTGGCCGCGCTGGCCGGGGTGAAGGGCTGA
- a CDS encoding 1,4-dihydroxy-2-naphthoyl-CoA synthase — MVSELFDPKAWQAVEGFDFTDITYHRAVDQGTVRIAFNRPEVRNAFRPQTVDELYRALDHARQTTDVGCVLLTGNGPSPKDGGWAFCSGGDQRIRGKDGYQYADGTAATGRLHILEVQRLIRFMPKIVICVVPGWAAGGGHSLHVVADLTLASAEHARFKQTDADVASFDGGFGSAYLARQVGQKFAREIFFLGDTYTAADAHRMGMVNAVVPHEELERTALEWARKINGKSPTAQRMLKFAFNAIDDGLVGQQVFAGEATRLAYMTEEAAEGRDSFLEKREPDWSPFPWHF, encoded by the coding sequence ATGGTCTCCGAGCTGTTCGATCCCAAGGCGTGGCAGGCGGTCGAGGGATTCGACTTCACCGACATCACCTACCACCGGGCGGTCGACCAGGGCACGGTGCGGATCGCGTTCAACCGGCCGGAGGTGCGCAACGCGTTCCGCCCGCAGACCGTCGACGAGCTCTACCGCGCGCTCGACCACGCCCGGCAGACGACGGACGTCGGCTGCGTGCTGCTCACCGGCAACGGCCCCTCTCCCAAGGACGGCGGCTGGGCCTTCTGCTCGGGTGGTGACCAGCGCATCAGGGGCAAGGACGGCTACCAGTACGCCGACGGCACGGCCGCGACCGGCCGTCTGCACATCCTGGAGGTGCAGCGGCTCATCCGGTTCATGCCCAAGATCGTGATCTGCGTGGTGCCCGGCTGGGCCGCGGGCGGCGGCCACAGCCTGCACGTCGTGGCGGATCTCACACTGGCCAGCGCCGAGCACGCCCGCTTCAAGCAGACCGACGCCGACGTGGCCAGCTTCGACGGCGGCTTCGGCTCGGCCTATCTCGCGCGGCAGGTCGGGCAGAAGTTCGCCCGCGAGATCTTCTTCCTCGGCGACACCTACACGGCGGCCGACGCCCACCGCATGGGCATGGTCAACGCCGTGGTCCCGCACGAGGAGCTGGAGCGGACCGCCCTGGAGTGGGCCCGCAAGATCAACGGCAAGTCGCCGACGGCGCAGCGGATGCTCAAGTTCGCCTTCAACGCGATCGACGACGGGCTGGTCGGGCAGCAGGTGTTCGCGGGAGAGGCGACGCGGCTGGCGTACATGACGGAGGAGGCGGCCGAGGGGCGCGACTCCTTCCTGGAGAAGCGCGAGCCCGACTGGTCGCCGTTCCCCTGGCACTTCTGA
- a CDS encoding PadR family transcriptional regulator, with protein MSLRHAVLGLLSEGPASGYDLLKMFDISLSNVWPATQSQLYAELGKLADAGLVDVSAEGPRGRKEYAITEEGLAELRRWITEVEPTRVLRSDMLLRVFFLAQVSPEQARAYLGHQADRVRKQLEHLEGIREFLENRHDNLSEYGRMTLEYGLRLGKAQVEWAEWAEGQIR; from the coding sequence ATGAGCCTTCGACACGCCGTACTGGGACTGCTCTCCGAGGGGCCCGCCAGCGGATACGACCTGCTGAAGATGTTCGACATCTCGCTGTCGAACGTGTGGCCCGCCACGCAGAGCCAGCTCTATGCGGAGCTGGGCAAACTGGCCGACGCGGGCCTCGTGGACGTGTCGGCGGAGGGCCCGCGCGGCCGCAAGGAGTACGCGATCACCGAGGAGGGCCTGGCCGAGCTCCGCCGCTGGATCACCGAGGTGGAGCCGACCAGGGTCCTGCGCAGCGACATGCTGCTCCGCGTGTTCTTCCTGGCCCAGGTCTCGCCCGAGCAGGCCCGCGCGTACCTCGGCCACCAGGCCGACCGGGTCCGCAAGCAGTTGGAGCACCTGGAGGGCATCCGCGAGTTCCTCGAGAACCGCCACGACAACCTCTCGGAGTACGGGCGGATGACCCTCGAATACGGCCTTCGCCTGGGCAAAGCGCAAGTGGAGTGGGCCGAATGGGCCGAAGGTCAGATCCGTTAG
- a CDS encoding DUF3073 domain-containing protein, protein MGRGRAKAKQTKVARQLKYTNHNIDYDRLREELGADTRRAEDIYPPTSSEQESERAQ, encoded by the coding sequence ATGGGCCGAGGAAGAGCCAAGGCGAAGCAGACGAAGGTCGCTCGCCAGCTGAAGTACACCAACCACAACATCGACTACGACCGGCTTCGCGAGGAGCTCGGCGCCGACACGCGGAGGGCTGAGGACATCTACCCGCCTACCTCGTCCGAGCAGGAGTCCGAGCGCGCGCAGTGA
- a CDS encoding ArsR/SmtB family transcription factor has product MHVEVHQAKADFFRTLGHPARIRVLELLQEGPLPVRDLLAQIDIEASSLSQQLAVLRRAGIVSAIREGSTVVYTLATPELADLLGAARRILTDMLADQGELLAELRAEVT; this is encoded by the coding sequence ATGCACGTGGAGGTCCACCAGGCCAAGGCCGACTTCTTCCGAACTCTCGGCCACCCCGCTCGCATCCGAGTGTTGGAGCTACTCCAGGAAGGGCCGCTCCCCGTCAGGGATCTGCTGGCCCAGATCGACATCGAGGCCTCGAGCCTCTCCCAGCAGCTCGCGGTCCTGCGCAGGGCCGGGATCGTGAGCGCGATCCGCGAGGGCAGCACCGTCGTCTACACGCTGGCCACCCCCGAGCTGGCCGATCTGCTCGGGGCTGCCCGCCGCATCCTCACCGACATGCTCGCCGATCAGGGCGAACTGCTCGCCGAGCTGCGAGCGGAGGTCACTTAG
- a CDS encoding aminoglycoside phosphotransferase family protein, which translates to MRIKVPAALTESHVKYDGEAGREWSAGLPALGERYLEEWGLRLDGEPRHGVVSLVLPVVREDGTKAALKLQPVTDENATEAHGLRTWAGDGSVLLLDSDPGTGTLLLERLEADRSLSNVPDDMEALGILTELLARLVAYPAPEGLRRLGDIAQAMLDDVDRALKNLPRERDRHWMKVCASAVAELVSEPGDRLLHWDLHYDNVLAADREPWLSIDPKPLAGDPCFDLWPALHNRWEAVLATGDVTRGVLRRFDFMVDRLGLDPQRAAGWTLGRILQNALWDVEDGESELKEIDLAIAEAVRIRS; encoded by the coding sequence ATGAGGATCAAGGTGCCTGCGGCGTTGACCGAGTCTCACGTGAAGTACGACGGGGAGGCCGGGCGCGAGTGGTCCGCCGGGCTGCCCGCGCTGGGCGAGCGTTACCTGGAGGAGTGGGGGCTGCGGCTCGACGGTGAGCCCAGGCACGGGGTGGTCTCCCTGGTGCTGCCCGTCGTACGCGAGGACGGGACGAAGGCCGCGCTCAAGCTCCAGCCGGTCACCGACGAGAACGCCACCGAGGCCCACGGGCTGCGGACCTGGGCGGGCGACGGCTCGGTGCTCCTGCTCGACTCCGACCCCGGCACCGGCACCCTGCTGCTCGAGCGGCTGGAGGCGGACCGGTCGCTGTCGAACGTGCCGGACGACATGGAGGCGCTGGGCATCCTCACCGAGCTGCTGGCCCGCCTGGTCGCCTATCCGGCGCCGGAGGGGCTGCGCCGGTTGGGCGACATCGCGCAGGCCATGCTGGACGACGTGGACCGGGCGCTGAAGAACCTGCCGCGCGAGCGGGACCGCCACTGGATGAAGGTGTGCGCCTCGGCCGTCGCCGAGCTCGTCTCCGAGCCCGGCGACCGGCTGCTCCACTGGGACCTGCACTACGACAACGTGCTGGCCGCCGACCGCGAGCCGTGGCTGAGCATCGACCCGAAGCCGCTGGCGGGCGATCCGTGCTTCGACCTCTGGCCCGCCCTGCACAACCGCTGGGAGGCCGTTCTCGCGACCGGCGACGTGACGCGCGGGGTGCTGCGGCGTTTCGACTTCATGGTGGACCGGCTCGGCCTCGACCCCCAGCGGGCCGCCGGATGGACGCTCGGCCGCATCCTGCAGAACGCCCTGTGGGACGTGGAGGACGGCGAGAGCGAGCTCAAGGAGATCGACCTCGCCATCGCCGAGGCCGTGCGGATCAGATCGTAA
- a CDS encoding TetR/AcrR family transcriptional regulator has product MACLQEKGYARTTARDLVAASGTNLASIGYHFGSKEALLHEAIAGFFDQWIARVERSMFSTEPSSPREMLERAMTELVDVFEELRPQLVLYVESYPAALREAALREKLADSYARCREVGADMVRRAVAQLGVELPMAPEVIVSVLVAVSDGLLLQWLLDPDATPDARQVVDALAALSVLFA; this is encoded by the coding sequence ATGGCCTGCCTGCAGGAGAAGGGCTACGCCCGCACGACGGCCCGCGACCTGGTCGCCGCCTCAGGCACCAACCTGGCCTCCATCGGCTACCACTTCGGCAGCAAGGAGGCGCTGCTCCACGAGGCCATCGCCGGGTTCTTCGACCAGTGGATCGCCCGGGTGGAGCGGTCGATGTTCTCCACGGAGCCGAGCAGCCCCAGGGAGATGCTGGAGCGGGCCATGACGGAGCTGGTCGACGTGTTCGAGGAGCTGCGGCCGCAGCTCGTGCTCTACGTCGAGTCCTATCCGGCGGCGCTGCGCGAGGCCGCGCTGCGGGAGAAACTCGCCGACTCCTACGCGCGCTGCCGCGAAGTGGGCGCCGACATGGTGCGCCGGGCGGTCGCCCAGCTGGGCGTCGAGCTGCCGATGGCGCCTGAGGTCATCGTGTCGGTGCTGGTGGCCGTCTCGGACGGGCTGCTGCTGCAGTGGCTGCTCGACCCGGACGCCACACCGGACGCCCGCCAGGTCGTGGACGCCCTCGCCGCGCTCTCGGTGCTCTTCGCGTAG